Genomic DNA from Pseudomonas fluorescens:
TTGGGCGAGATACTGCCGTACGCGCGGCACCGAAACCCCCAGGCGCTCGGCGATTTCGGCGTGGCCGAGGCCGTCGAGGCGGTTATAGAGGAAGGCTGCGCGGGCCTTGCTCGACAGTTTGCCAAGCAGGCGATCGATGGCCTTGAGGTCTTCGAGGATGATTTGCTGTTCTTCCACCGAGGGCTGCTCGGCCTCGGGAATCAGCATCAGTTCGGTGAGGTAGGCCTGCTCCAATGCCGCTCGACGGAAATAATCGAACAACAGGCCCTTGGCGATGGCCACCAGAAACGCCCGCGGTTCGCGGGGCGCCTTCAGCTCTTCGCGACCCAGCAAGCGCACAAAGGTGTCCTGGCTCAGGTCCTCGGCCCGTTGCGAACACGCCACGTTGCGTCGCAGCCAGGCCAATAGCCAACCACGATGGTCACGGTATAACGCACCAACCAGATCACTGTGGGGGCTAGGGACTGACGACACGGAGCATCACCGATGTTTTAAGTAACGAGAATTGTTCGCGATTGTGTCAGAGGCGGGGGCGGGAAAGCAATTGGCGCTGGTCGGGCGGCGCGGGATAAGGAAATTGAGGCCGGGTTCTGCGTGGGAGCGAGCTTGCTCCCACAGGGTAGTGTGTTCATCTTCAAGGTGAGTCAAAGCGAAGGCGCTTGCTGCCGCCGTTTCCATTGGCCCAGGCGCTGTTGCAGGTCAAGCGGGCTCAGGATCTGTTGCTGGCGGGCGCGGCTGAACAGGATCAGCGCCAGTTCTGCCGTGGCCAGGGCGTCGGCACTGGCGTTATGGCGGTCGAAGACTTGCAGCTTGAACCAGTCGATCCACTCGTCCAGGCCCGACTTGCGCAGGTTGGCCTGGGGACAAAGCATCGGGGCCAGGTCCGCCACGTCGAGGAATGAATGCTGCAGGCGATAGCCCAAGTAGTCTTTCAAGGCGCGCCCGAGCATGTGGGAATCGAACGGCGCGTGAAAGGCCAGCAGCGGACTGTCGCCGACGAACTCCATGAACGCCAGCAGCGCCTCGGCCGGGTCGCTGCCGGCGGCAATGGCGCTGGGCGCCAGGCCATGGATCAGCACACTGGGTCCGAGTTTCTGCTTATCGCATTGCAAGGTGCGTTCGAACTGCTGGCTGAAGTCGATGGCGCCGTCTTCGATGACCACCGCGCCGATGGACAGCACCTGGTCCTTGTTCAGGTTCAATCCGGTGGTTTCCAGGTCCAGCACGACCCAGCGTTGTTCCCGCAGATCGCATTCACCCAAGGCTGAAGCCGTCGGCAGGCGTTCCAGGCGCCTCTGCATTTCTTCGGACAACATTGGTTGGGCTGGGCGCAACCAGGAAAAAATGCTCACAACTGATACCTCAGCGTCAGGCTGCTTTGCAGGCGTTGGGCCTGGCGCAGGGATTCGCGCAGGATGCGTCGGTCCAGATGGTTGAGGCTGTCGGGGTCGACGCGGTTGGAGTAGGGCAGGTTCTCGCGGGTTTGCAATTGATGTTGCTGCATGCGGGTCTGTTGAATGAAGTGATAGGCCTCTTCGTAGGCTGCGCCATCGAGCGGTTCGATCACTTGCTTGTCGACCAATTGCCGCAAGCGCTCCAGGGTATTGTTGGCTTCGATGCCGTTGGCCAGCGCCAGCAGACGGGCGCCGTCGACGAAGGGCGTCAGGCCTTGCACTTTCAAATCGAGGGTGGCTTTTTCGCCGTTCTTGCGACTCAGCACGAAATCCCTGAAGCGGCCCACGGGCGGGCGGTGGCGCAGGGCGTTTTCGGCCATCATGCGTTGGAACAAACGGTTATCGGCCACTTGATCGAGGATCTGCCGGCGCAACTGCTCGCAGCCTTGCTCATCGCCCCAGACCACCCGCAGGTCGAAATAGATGCTCGAGCCCAGCAGGTTTTCCGGGGTTGCTTCGCGAATGAATGCCGAAAAACGCCGGGCCCATTCAGCTCGGGACAGACACAGCTCGGGGTTGCCGGCCATGATGTTGCCCTTGCACAAGGTGAAGCCGCACAAGGCCAGGCTCTGGTTGATCTGCTGGGCGATGGGCAGTAGCAGGCCGCGAATCTGCGCGGCATGGGCGGCGTCCCGGGCCTCGAACAAAATGCCGTTGTCCTGGTCGGTGTGCAGGGTTTGTTCGCGCCGGCCTTCACTGCCGAAGCACAGCCAACTGAACGGCACGCCTGGGTCACCTTTGTCGAGCAGGGTCAGCTCTATGACCCGGCATACGGTGTGATCGTTGAGCAGGGTGATGATGTGGGTGATCTGGGTCGATGACGCGCCGTGGGCCAGCATGCGTTCCACCAGTTGGCCGATCTCGCCGCGCAGGGCTACGAGGTTTTCCACCTTGGGCGCGTTGCGAATGGTCCGGGCCAGGTGCACCAGGTCGACACGCTGCAAGGAAAACAGATCGCGCTCCGACACCACGCCACACAGGCGTTGGTCCTTGACCAGGCAGACGTGGGCGATGTGCCGTTCGGTCATGGCGATGGCCGCGTCGAAGGCGCTGTGGTCCGGCGAGAGGAAAAACGGTGCCTGAGTCATGTGTCCTACGATGGCTTGGGAAAAATCCCCGGCCCCATCGGCCACCACCTGCCGCAGGTCGCGCAAGGTGAAGATTCCCACCGGAGCTTTCTGTTCATTAACCACCACGATGCTGCCGACCTGCTGGTCGTGCATCAGCTTCACGGCTTCGCGCAGCGGCGTGTCCGGGCTGCAACTGACTGGATGGCGCATCGCCAGTTCGCCCAGCCGCGTGTTGAGGGAGTACTGGGTGCCCAGGGTTTGCGCAGACTTTTGCTGGACCTGTTGATTGACCTGGTCGAGCAGGCTGCTGACCCCGCGCAGGGCGAAGTCGCGAAACGGGCCGGACAGGGCGAACAGCTTGATGAAGGCCAGTTTGTTCAACTGCAGGCAGAACGTGTCTTCGCCGGCCCGGTGTTCGGTGCGCGTGGCCCGTTCGCCCAGCAGCGCGGCGAGGGGGAAACATTCGCCGGTGGTGATTTCGAAGGTCGTCTCGGTTCCACCCTTGGCCGTATGCGGACGTTCACCTACCACCCGGCCTTGCTTGACGATGTAAAAGTGCTCCACCGGGCCGTCGGCTGGTTTGATGATGGTTTCGCCCGGGGCATAAAAACGCAGCAGGCATTGCTCCACCAGATAGGCCAGGTGAGCGT
This window encodes:
- a CDS encoding RNA polymerase sigma factor → MSSVPSPHSDLVGALYRDHRGWLLAWLRRNVACSQRAEDLSQDTFVRLLGREELKAPREPRAFLVAIAKGLLFDYFRRAALEQAYLTELMLIPEAEQPSVEEQQIILEDLKAIDRLLGKLSSKARAAFLYNRLDGLGHAEIAERLGVSVPRVRQYLAQGIRQCYIALYGEPT
- a CDS encoding 3'-5' exonuclease, which encodes MSIFSWLRPAQPMLSEEMQRRLERLPTASALGECDLREQRWVVLDLETTGLNLNKDQVLSIGAVVIEDGAIDFSQQFERTLQCDKQKLGPSVLIHGLAPSAIAAGSDPAEALLAFMEFVGDSPLLAFHAPFDSHMLGRALKDYLGYRLQHSFLDVADLAPMLCPQANLRKSGLDEWIDWFKLQVFDRHNASADALATAELALILFSRARQQQILSPLDLQQRLGQWKRRQQAPSL
- a CDS encoding putative nucleotidyltransferase substrate binding domain-containing protein, which gives rise to MKKADAFTQAGKTAVLQNIQGTLQFLQRFPPFNQMENAHLAYLVEQCLLRFYAPGETIIKPADGPVEHFYIVKQGRVVGERPHTAKGGTETTFEITTGECFPLAALLGERATRTEHRAGEDTFCLQLNKLAFIKLFALSGPFRDFALRGVSSLLDQVNQQVQQKSAQTLGTQYSLNTRLGELAMRHPVSCSPDTPLREAVKLMHDQQVGSIVVVNEQKAPVGIFTLRDLRQVVADGAGDFSQAIVGHMTQAPFFLSPDHSAFDAAIAMTERHIAHVCLVKDQRLCGVVSERDLFSLQRVDLVHLARTIRNAPKVENLVALRGEIGQLVERMLAHGASSTQITHIITLLNDHTVCRVIELTLLDKGDPGVPFSWLCFGSEGRREQTLHTDQDNGILFEARDAAHAAQIRGLLLPIAQQINQSLALCGFTLCKGNIMAGNPELCLSRAEWARRFSAFIREATPENLLGSSIYFDLRVVWGDEQGCEQLRRQILDQVADNRLFQRMMAENALRHRPPVGRFRDFVLSRKNGEKATLDLKVQGLTPFVDGARLLALANGIEANNTLERLRQLVDKQVIEPLDGAAYEEAYHFIQQTRMQQHQLQTRENLPYSNRVDPDSLNHLDRRILRESLRQAQRLQSSLTLRYQL